A genome region from Myripristis murdjan chromosome 16, fMyrMur1.1, whole genome shotgun sequence includes the following:
- the LOC115373285 gene encoding NACHT, LRR and PYD domains-containing protein 1b allele 3-like: protein MSGDRHFVDKYRDALIQKVSLVEPVMGELLNRFVIDQESYNRVMAQRTNQEKMKELYAGPLNACGPDEKDTFYHILNQLEPYLILELKSTK from the coding sequence ACAGGCACTTTGTGGATAAGTACCGCGACGCGCTGATCCAGAAAGTGAGCCTGGTGGAACCTGTCATGGGCGAGCTGCTCAACAGGTTTGTCATCGACCAGGAGAGCTACAACAGGGTCATGGCTCAGCGCACCAACCAGGAGAAGATGAAGGAGCTCTACGCGGGGCCCCTGAATGCTTGCGGCCCCGATGAAAAAGATACGTTCTACCATATTCTTAATCAACTGGAGCCATATCTCATTTTAGAACTCAAGAGTACCAAATAA